In Agarivorans gilvus, one genomic interval encodes:
- a CDS encoding IS5 family transposase: MGKAKGKITNWKLYNSALKQRGSLTFWMDEKAIELWNNTERSGRRGRSHTYSDTAIATALMIKGVFKLPLRALEGFINSLFRLLKVDLKSPDYSCISKRAKTVEVNYRLPSQGQAAHLVIDATGLKVFGEGEWKVRKHGAEKRRVWRKLHMAVDAQSHQIVSAEVSMDWVHDSEVLPTLLRPLRRKVKAVSADGAYDTRQSYQEVQRKKAVALIPPRKNAGMWEAGHPRNIAVKALKQGELENWKRDNAYHLRSLSETAMYRFKQLLSDKLSLRCYNAQVGEIMAGVCALNKMSRLGMPARQLAE; this comes from the coding sequence ATGGGTAAAGCGAAAGGCAAAATCACCAATTGGAAGCTGTACAACAGTGCACTGAAGCAACGCGGCTCATTGACCTTCTGGATGGATGAGAAAGCCATAGAACTATGGAATAACACTGAGCGCAGTGGTCGTCGAGGGCGCAGCCATACTTACAGTGACACCGCTATCGCAACTGCGCTGATGATTAAAGGCGTATTCAAGTTACCACTGCGTGCTCTTGAAGGCTTCATCAACTCATTGTTTCGCCTGCTCAAGGTCGACTTAAAATCTCCCGATTACAGTTGTATAAGTAAGCGAGCAAAGACTGTTGAAGTCAACTATCGCCTACCTAGCCAAGGTCAAGCGGCTCACCTCGTTATCGATGCTACAGGTCTTAAGGTGTTTGGCGAAGGAGAGTGGAAGGTGCGTAAACACGGCGCTGAAAAGCGTCGAGTCTGGCGAAAACTGCATATGGCAGTAGATGCCCAGAGCCATCAGATAGTGAGTGCTGAGGTCTCGATGGACTGGGTTCACGATAGCGAAGTGTTACCCACCTTGTTGAGACCGCTGCGGCGCAAAGTGAAAGCAGTAAGCGCTGATGGTGCCTATGACACACGGCAGAGCTATCAAGAAGTACAACGTAAGAAGGCTGTTGCACTAATCCCTCCACGCAAGAATGCAGGTATGTGGGAAGCGGGTCACCCACGGAACATTGCAGTAAAAGCCTTGAAGCAAGGTGAGTTGGAAAACTGGAAACGGGACAATGCTTACCATCTTCGTTCACTATCGGAGACGGCGATGTATCGTTTCAAACAACTGCTTAGCGACAAGTTGAGTCTACGTTGTTACAACGCCCAAGTCGGCGAAATCATGGCCGGAGTGTGCGCGTTGAACAAAATGAGCAGGCTAGGTATGCCTGCTCGTCAGCTAGCTGAATAA
- a CDS encoding nitrate reductase has product MSQQQWIKTTCPYCGTGCGVEAKLNGNAKVEVRGDSSHPANLGLLCSKGAALGDTLSNEGRLRYALVKGHQEPLDKALSYVASRLSQTLGEHGPDSVAFYVSGQLLTEDYYVANKLIKGFLGSANIDSNSRLCMSSAVAGHKRAFGEDVVPGSYEDLEHAELVTLVGSNLAWCHPIVYQRLKRAKLANPKLKVVVIDPRRTDSCDIADLHLAVNGGTDVALFNGLFAYLSEHGKLDQRYLQQHTEGFEPALAAAKQDAAQLSQLAEQCGIEPEALLRFYQMFADTERCVSVFSQGVNQSAQGVDKVNAIINCHLATGKIGKLGASAFSITGQPNAMGGREVGALANLLAGHLDYQPEHLAALEAFWNSPNLARRPGVKAVDMFAKVASGEIKAIWIMGTNPAVSLPESAKVREALLACPLVVVSDCIAQTDTTRYADVLLPAAGWGERDGMVTNSERMLSRQRAFIAPQGDTKPDWYLLSQVAKKMGFAEAFAYQSSAEIFSEHAALSGLLADAKQRKFDISALSGLSKANYDALLPQRWPVNGQAQDTRSLFSDGQFCTASGKAQLIAVNYQASASSCSGDYPLLLNTGRVRDHWHTMTRTGLAAKLSSHISEPMLEINPADAASYGLADGELVVVNSQQGELRVRLKLDSGQKRGHLFMPIHWSKQFSSDGVVSQLVNNIVDPISGQPESKYTAVNLRPWDYASEAVLLSASALSLSQCQALPAKYWVKQKLDDGFIYRLADKQSPQALAAALKAFLLQQGQWQSIDFADPIKQQYRSALVVAGELFASYMVTAKGEINSSAWLESLLQQPMSDNIRRGVLAGTSPAADLGKIVCSCHQVREQTIRDVIDQHDCSSAEQVGSYCKAGTNCGSCVPELKRMIKLSQVS; this is encoded by the coding sequence GTGTCTCAACAACAATGGATTAAAACCACCTGCCCTTATTGCGGGACTGGCTGTGGAGTTGAAGCTAAGCTTAATGGCAATGCCAAGGTCGAAGTGAGAGGCGACAGCAGTCATCCCGCCAACCTCGGCTTGTTGTGCTCAAAAGGGGCTGCGTTAGGCGACACCTTAAGCAATGAGGGGCGCTTACGTTATGCGCTGGTAAAAGGCCACCAAGAGCCTTTAGATAAGGCCTTGAGTTATGTGGCTTCACGCTTAAGCCAAACCTTGGGTGAGCATGGCCCCGATTCGGTGGCGTTTTATGTTTCTGGGCAACTACTCACCGAAGATTATTATGTCGCCAATAAGTTGATTAAAGGCTTTTTGGGCAGCGCCAATATCGATTCAAACTCACGTTTGTGTATGTCTTCGGCGGTGGCTGGGCACAAACGCGCTTTTGGTGAAGACGTAGTGCCGGGGAGTTACGAGGATTTAGAGCATGCTGAATTAGTGACCTTGGTAGGCTCTAATTTGGCGTGGTGTCACCCGATAGTGTATCAACGTTTAAAGCGCGCCAAACTGGCTAACCCAAAACTCAAAGTAGTGGTGATTGACCCACGACGTACCGATAGCTGTGATATTGCTGATTTACATTTAGCGGTGAATGGTGGCACTGATGTGGCCTTGTTTAATGGTTTATTCGCTTATTTAAGTGAGCATGGAAAGCTAGACCAGCGCTATTTACAACAACATACCGAAGGCTTTGAGCCTGCCTTGGCGGCGGCCAAACAAGACGCTGCTCAGTTAAGCCAGCTGGCAGAACAGTGTGGGATTGAGCCAGAAGCCTTGTTGCGTTTTTATCAGATGTTTGCCGATACAGAGCGTTGTGTCAGCGTATTTAGCCAAGGCGTAAACCAAAGCGCTCAAGGTGTAGACAAAGTTAATGCCATTATTAATTGTCACTTAGCCACAGGCAAAATCGGTAAGTTAGGCGCTAGCGCGTTTTCGATTACCGGTCAGCCAAATGCGATGGGGGGGCGAGAAGTGGGAGCCTTAGCTAATTTATTGGCAGGCCATTTAGATTATCAGCCAGAGCATTTAGCGGCCTTAGAAGCATTTTGGAATAGCCCTAACTTGGCACGTCGCCCTGGGGTTAAGGCCGTTGATATGTTCGCTAAAGTTGCCAGTGGTGAGATCAAGGCTATTTGGATCATGGGAACAAATCCAGCGGTGAGTTTGCCTGAGTCTGCCAAGGTGAGAGAAGCTTTATTAGCTTGCCCCTTGGTGGTGGTTTCTGACTGTATTGCCCAAACCGATACCACTCGTTACGCCGATGTACTGCTACCCGCTGCAGGTTGGGGGGAGCGTGATGGTATGGTCACTAATTCGGAACGGATGCTGTCTCGACAACGGGCCTTTATCGCTCCACAGGGAGATACGAAGCCAGATTGGTATTTGCTTAGCCAAGTGGCTAAAAAGATGGGTTTTGCAGAGGCTTTTGCTTATCAGTCTTCGGCAGAGATTTTTAGCGAGCATGCCGCCTTATCGGGTTTGCTCGCCGACGCCAAGCAGCGTAAATTTGATATTAGCGCTCTTAGTGGGCTATCGAAAGCCAATTATGATGCTTTGTTGCCTCAGCGCTGGCCAGTAAACGGACAGGCTCAAGATACGCGAAGCCTGTTTAGTGATGGGCAGTTCTGCACAGCCTCGGGTAAGGCTCAGTTGATCGCGGTGAATTACCAAGCCAGCGCTTCTAGCTGTAGCGGTGATTATCCCTTGTTACTGAATACCGGGCGAGTGCGCGATCACTGGCATACCATGACGCGTACTGGTTTGGCCGCCAAGTTAAGCAGTCATATTAGTGAACCGATGTTAGAGATTAACCCAGCGGATGCCGCTAGTTATGGTTTAGCTGATGGTGAGCTGGTGGTCGTTAACAGCCAACAAGGCGAATTGAGAGTTAGGCTTAAGCTAGACAGTGGCCAAAAGCGCGGACACTTATTCATGCCAATCCACTGGAGTAAGCAGTTTTCCAGCGATGGCGTGGTTAGCCAACTGGTGAATAACATAGTTGATCCTATTTCAGGCCAACCTGAGTCTAAATATACCGCCGTCAATTTGCGGCCTTGGGACTATGCCAGCGAAGCGGTATTACTTAGCGCAAGCGCTTTGTCTTTGTCGCAATGTCAGGCCTTACCGGCTAAATATTGGGTTAAGCAGAAGCTGGACGACGGCTTTATCTATCGTTTGGCTGACAAGCAAAGTCCTCAAGCTTTAGCCGCGGCACTAAAGGCTTTTTTGTTACAACAAGGTCAATGGCAGAGTATTGATTTTGCCGATCCTATCAAGCAGCAGTATCGCTCGGCCTTGGTGGTGGCTGGAGAGCTATTTGCTAGCTACATGGTGACAGCGAAGGGCGAGATTAACTCGTCAGCTTGGTTGGAGTCACTATTGCAACAGCCGATGTCTGATAATATTCGTCGTGGCGTATTGGCAGGCACCAGTCCCGCTGCCGATCTAGGAAAAATAGTATGTTCGTGCCATCAGGTGAGAGAGCAAACTATTCGTGATGTTATTGACCAGCACGATTGCAGCAGTGCAGAACAAGTAGGTAGTTACTGTAAGGCGGGAACCAACTGCGGTTCTTGTGTTCCGGAGTTGAAGAGAATGATAAAACTTAGCCAGGTTTCTTAG
- a CDS encoding EAL domain-containing protein — translation MAFDNHYSKVVRLDQALLSTKQNQLNPLQYFPHYQPIIYLPSGEIAGYETLARTLNHKQRVSSAGELFSDIHYSLSDRREVDRSVRKQALQHFAQSQREGFLTLNIVPDWVDMLGRDLCSPTIEMIQQIGIDPSRVIIEITEASGNIDNLQRVVKEYHRAGLRVAIDDFGAGASQIDRIIALEPDIIKLDMRLFKEATKGGLSADVVLSISELVQRAGCELICEGVETEQEFHFGVECGARYMQGWLFYQAQPDFLVAQMSQAKVKTLLGSYLKRKSSRTSATIKHNVAVKSSVLALKHQLQHGGNALSLERQLAKAGILRYFLCRVDGTQVSPNFEVTNSGIEEDEQYIGFNWSFRPYFHALVAMDTVKPQQLILSKIYRDSSSQEMCKTFSTYLSKDLVLLVDCKVEDDTLLVEE, via the coding sequence ATGGCGTTTGATAATCACTACTCGAAAGTGGTTAGGCTGGATCAAGCTTTGCTCTCAACCAAACAAAACCAGCTTAACCCTTTACAATATTTTCCTCATTATCAGCCGATTATATATTTACCGAGTGGTGAGATTGCTGGTTATGAAACTCTAGCTAGAACCCTCAATCATAAGCAACGGGTAAGTAGTGCCGGTGAGCTGTTCAGCGATATTCACTATAGTTTGAGCGATCGACGTGAGGTTGATCGTTCGGTGCGTAAACAAGCTTTACAACACTTTGCGCAAAGTCAGCGAGAAGGCTTTTTAACCTTGAATATCGTGCCTGACTGGGTGGATATGCTAGGTCGCGATCTTTGTAGCCCTACCATTGAAATGATTCAGCAGATTGGCATTGATCCTAGTCGGGTGATTATCGAAATCACCGAAGCTAGCGGCAATATTGATAATTTGCAACGAGTAGTCAAAGAGTACCACCGAGCAGGATTAAGGGTGGCGATTGATGACTTTGGAGCAGGGGCTTCGCAAATTGACCGAATAATTGCCTTAGAGCCAGACATTATTAAATTGGATATGCGTTTGTTTAAGGAAGCGACTAAAGGCGGCTTATCGGCTGACGTCGTATTATCAATATCTGAGCTAGTACAACGTGCTGGATGTGAGTTGATCTGCGAAGGTGTGGAAACCGAGCAAGAATTTCATTTTGGGGTGGAATGCGGTGCTAGATATATGCAAGGCTGGTTATTTTATCAGGCTCAGCCAGACTTTTTGGTGGCGCAAATGAGTCAAGCTAAGGTGAAAACCTTGCTTGGTAGTTACCTAAAGCGAAAAAGTAGTCGAACTTCCGCCACCATAAAACATAACGTTGCGGTTAAATCCAGTGTATTGGCTTTAAAACATCAACTGCAACATGGAGGCAACGCCTTAAGCTTGGAAAGGCAGTTAGCCAAGGCTGGAATTCTGCGTTACTTTTTGTGTCGTGTTGACGGTACTCAGGTCTCGCCAAACTTTGAAGTGACCAATAGCGGAATTGAAGAGGATGAACAATATATTGGTTTTAACTGGAGTTTTCGTCCTTATTTTCACGCTTTGGTGGCAATGGATACGGTGAAACCGCAACAGCTGATTTTGTCCAAAATCTATCGAGATTCTAGCAGTCAGGAAATGTGTAAGACCTTTAGCACCTACCTCAGTAAAGATCTTGTATTACTGGTAGATTGCAAAGTGGAAGATGATACTTTGTTGGTGGAGGAGTAG
- a CDS encoding thioesterase family protein, giving the protein MNHYFRLIFMFIRHWISGQTAYAPTGDFMIKLTALPFDCDANMHLTNSRYLSFGDLGRIDMLLKTKLAGLTLKKGWLGVVNAQTVSYIRAIKPLSRIELHSKLLGWDEKYWYFEHRFVANNTLYASILVRGVFIKGKQVIPMQELWDQLGHKQTSPELPKRVKHWKELLSIKKQESAF; this is encoded by the coding sequence ATGAATCACTATTTCCGATTAATCTTTATGTTTATTCGTCATTGGATTAGCGGCCAAACGGCTTATGCTCCAACCGGCGACTTCATGATAAAACTAACCGCCCTACCTTTTGATTGTGATGCCAATATGCACCTCACTAATTCCCGCTATTTGAGCTTTGGTGATCTAGGGCGTATCGACATGCTGCTAAAAACTAAGCTAGCAGGGCTAACCCTAAAAAAAGGTTGGCTAGGAGTGGTTAATGCGCAAACCGTTAGCTACATAAGGGCGATTAAACCGCTGAGTAGAATTGAATTGCACAGCAAATTGCTCGGTTGGGACGAAAAATACTGGTACTTTGAACATCGTTTTGTGGCAAACAATACCCTCTACGCTAGTATTTTAGTGCGTGGAGTATTCATTAAAGGCAAACAAGTCATTCCAATGCAAGAATTATGGGACCAGCTTGGTCATAAGCAAACTTCACCGGAGTTGCCAAAGCGAGTCAAGCACTGGAAAGAACTACTCTCAATCAAAAAACAGGAATCCGCTTTTTAG
- the glgC gene encoding glucose-1-phosphate adenylyltransferase, with protein sequence MSENRYSHTSSNRLVRRTVALVLAGGKGTRLKDLTNKVAKPAVSFGGKYRIIDFTLSNCINSGVRNIGVLTQYMAHDLIMHLQSGWQILNPALNERVSIIPAQQRTGENWYRGTADAVYQNLDIIDHDHYERVLILGGDHIYKMDYSRMINFHAENDADVTVACIRKPLSQARSFGVMGLDSEGRIIDFEEKPLHPKSDPSDPDLALVSMGIYIFNIDVLDEELRDGLLKPGYSHDFGHNVIPNMIKNRKVFGYVFADKGHPGRTAYWRDVGDIDEYFAANMDLVNPNPEFDLYDREWPIITDQKQRPGAKFVFNDELRRGYATDSLVCAGVIVSGAKVHRSLLSLDVRIEEHSELEEVIALNNASVGRNCKIRKAIIAEGCVVPDNTVIGYDEVEDRKRFTVSPAGVTLVSCEML encoded by the coding sequence ATGTCCGAGAACCGCTATTCCCACACCTCTAGTAACCGCCTTGTTAGACGCACCGTTGCTTTAGTATTGGCTGGAGGGAAAGGTACCCGCTTAAAAGACCTTACCAATAAAGTCGCTAAGCCCGCTGTCTCTTTTGGCGGGAAATATCGAATCATAGATTTCACCTTATCAAATTGTATTAACTCCGGTGTACGTAATATTGGGGTACTCACTCAATATATGGCGCATGACCTTATCATGCACTTGCAATCGGGCTGGCAAATTCTAAACCCAGCACTTAATGAAAGAGTATCGATAATTCCGGCGCAACAACGTACTGGAGAAAACTGGTATCGAGGAACCGCTGACGCGGTTTACCAAAATCTCGATATTATCGATCATGACCATTACGAGCGGGTTCTCATCTTGGGTGGTGATCACATCTACAAGATGGACTATTCTAGGATGATCAACTTCCATGCTGAGAATGACGCCGATGTAACCGTGGCTTGTATACGCAAACCACTTTCTCAAGCCCGCTCTTTTGGCGTGATGGGTTTAGATTCTGAAGGCCGAATTATCGACTTTGAAGAGAAACCGCTTCACCCCAAATCAGATCCCAGCGACCCTGACTTAGCCCTAGTCTCTATGGGAATTTATATATTCAACATCGATGTGCTAGACGAAGAGCTACGTGACGGTTTGTTAAAACCCGGCTACTCTCACGATTTTGGTCATAATGTCATTCCAAACATGATTAAAAATCGCAAAGTATTTGGTTATGTGTTCGCCGATAAAGGCCACCCCGGACGCACCGCCTACTGGCGCGACGTAGGTGACATCGATGAGTATTTTGCAGCCAATATGGACTTGGTTAACCCTAATCCAGAATTTGATCTTTACGATCGGGAATGGCCCATCATTACCGACCAAAAACAACGTCCTGGCGCCAAGTTTGTATTTAATGATGAACTGCGCCGCGGTTACGCCACCGACTCTTTAGTGTGCGCGGGGGTCATTGTTAGCGGGGCTAAAGTTCATCGTTCTTTATTGTCCTTAGATGTACGAATTGAAGAACATTCAGAATTGGAAGAAGTGATTGCTTTAAACAATGCCAGTGTTGGTAGAAACTGTAAAATTCGCAAGGCAATTATCGCCGAAGGTTGTGTCGTTCCAGATAATACTGTGATTGGTTATGACGAAGTAGAGGACCGCAAGCGTTTCACTGTTTCGCCGGCAGGAGTCACCTTGGTCTCTTGTGAAATGCTTTAA